gacctaattgGATAGACCCCGCCAGcgattaatcgccaattaatcgtcgattaattccttgttttagaacccTGGTcttaagacaaaaaaaattaagggagagTTCTTTGATGAGTTGTAGCAACCCAATGTcaatggatttgatccaatgtcgatgaatccaatttttttctgaaaataaatgTATGCAAAAGATATTAATCAATATCCAATGATCATGATTTTTACGTGATTAAAGTTTGCAATGATCTCTCTATAAagtgaacggtttagatcgtCAATACGGCTCTGACACGAGCTCACAAATGGGAAAATTACACACAGACCAATTGTCGATAAGCCAACAGAGATAGATGTACCGTGCCACGCACATATGCAATAATAATGTGTTGTTTCaatttaatattttactttAATGTTAATATtaatttcgtgggtttgagGAGATAATATACACAATTAGAGATATAGGAGTGGACCTTTTGAATTGGTCTCCTTGTTTTACTCGTAATTATTAGTAGCATGTTGTTGCATACTAACGGCAGATACACCCACTAATACTTGATTATtgattagagtttttttttctttttatcccctaaactatgcatattttctctatttagttcttaaactatcaatttgacgatttcatcccctcaactatcattCCGTTACCTACTTAGTCTAATAGATAACGAAAGTTAGGAATTTGGACAGAAAATGCCATGTAAGGCTTGTTTGGGACCATATAGAGCAGATCCTTGATTATGatagccttagagataaaaattaattatgatcttttagataaaatgatcagaaaaataagacattcgCACTAGTttcaacagattgaaaattggaacacttaattctgtaaccatattttttaaccttctaaaaaattatttgcttgaattttcaatccatttggaacggtgcgaaaatcttatttttttgatcatattattctaaagagtcgtgattaatttttatctctagggctatcataattaaatatctattttttattttggaaaaaaaattatgagagctctagaaaaaaaattaattataaccttttAACATAAAATAATTAGAAGAATAAGATATTCACACCGGTTCacacgaattgaaaattagagtgcttaatttttaaccatatgtgtaatatataaacagtctaaattctatataaagaaCTCAGTCTTTTAAAATGTCACATAAGATTCTAATATatgaattttgttaaaaaattaagtgtttcaattttcaatttgtttgaaccgatgcgaatgccttattttttttgatcattttatcctaaagggttataattaatttttatctctaaagctctcataatcaagaaTCTGCTTTACAAGGTCCCAAATAGGCAAATAGGGTCTTCCGTGACATTTTCtgtccaaatttctaatttctgttatctattggactaagtaggtaaTAGTATGATAGTTTGGAgaatgaaatcatcaaattgatagtttagggattaagtagaaaaaatgtgcatagtttaggggataaaaagaaaaaaaactctattGATTATCTCCTTATTCTTTTCCTAAAAATCTGCCATTATCTAAAGCCCTGACAAACTAACCTCTATGTTAATGCCTATCAAACTACTGCTCTGTTATTTCGGCTGAAGTGACAACAGTACACAACTCTATCAAAATCTCATTCTCTTCTTCCAATCAGTGCTCTCTTTCAGAAATATAAAAGCTTCTCGTGTTTCTTTTACTTCATACTTTTCGTGGATTATTTTGAGTGTCGGGAAACTACACGATTCGTGAGTTCGATTCATTGCACCGAAAAGAATCGTTGTATCTTGGGAAAAGAACGTCATCCAACCCTGTGCATAAGGGGGTGTATCATTCCTTAGGAGGGCGCCTTCATGTGCCTCGACTACTCTACAGGCCattcttatcttttctcttATAATATTTATTTGCCTTTCTTGGATGATTATTATTCTTGTTTAGGCATTTAATTTATCTAGTAGAATTATCCTAATCATAATTTTCCCAACATAATGCACACACTCACAAgcgcacatatatatatatatatatatatatatatatatatatatatatatatatatgccgatcgaattttgatgatccgagtcgctcaatgtaatcagaacgtgaatttaagggtgctcgcgagaaatcaacaaaaaaaaatgaccgagaagggcttcatccgaaaattttttattgaacggttcaacaaaaaactgctcaaatcaagcccttctcaattagtttttttgccaatttttcgcgggcacccttaaaatcacgttctgaacacattgagcggcttggatcatcaaaatatgatcgggaactatgagattaatatttggagggtttttttaagtgtccccggaaccgcccatatatatatatatatatatatatatatatatacaaaaaatggACTCACTATATGATGAATTTTACTTAATAAATAAGTGAACAAGCACAAAACCTTAAACTTACAACTTACTAGTAATAAATTTCCAAGCTGTGCCTGCAAACAacgacccggggaccctgccgagcggcacccctgccgagcgggtgccgagcggccaatccggccgttcatctcggaatcaacggcccgaatcgaaacatctttttccttttctttttctttttttttaaatccgttcggtacctttacatccgggccatccaaaacacttttggacggccgagatgcgctcggcaccgctgccaagcacctctgcttggcagcatctcccaatccgcAAACATAACAGATGGCTTGTCACTTCGGACCGTGTGCTACATTATGCATTCTCCAAAGCAGATGAAACAGATTATGTCAAGAGTGTAGGTCATCAGGGTGACACCTTAAAGGTGGAACTTTTGAAGTGATTGAAATGATCAATCTGCTATATGTGACTTCCTTTTAATTGCTCTTTGACTCAAATTTAGTGTGAACTTGGTTATTCACTTCCCTTCCATCACCCAACAGTAAACTCTTTTCGGTTATTTTGTATCAAGTCCCTCTCTATTACTAATCATATTGAAATCAACGTTCTTAGAGaagaaaacacaacaaaaatgatgTCTCCATGATAATTTTCGAAACTAAAAGCGATCTTCGCTGGTGTTTATTTGAAGTAGGcccatattttatttatttattattttttttgatccgaagtAGGCCCATATTGAAACCCAATATATTGgagtgtaattttgttcaccctccttagaAGAGGGAagtgggtgaacattaccctctcttttattggttgaaatagtgtggGCCTCACCACATGCTTATCATGCAACACAATTTtgggtaagcatgacatcactttgtggtggggtccacatcatttcaaccaataagaaggagggtaatgttcaccctcttaagtggagggtgaacaaaactcaactctgtGGTTTCGTGTAACTAACCAGAAAACATGCTGCTAGTTTTTTTGTACTGACCAGTATCTATATTCATTCCCTTCGTGTCTGTGTGatcctaacaaacaaacaaaaaaagtactAACTACGATTAACAGGCTGCAGACACCAAGGTTATGACTCTGAGCGCTGAAGACACGGCAAAACCAGTTTGGATAGGccgttctaaaaaaaaaaaaaaacccagttcGGATAGAGCCCCATAGCATCTACTTAGAGAGGTTACTTAAATATCAGTATATCAAAATCAACTCCcatataatttataaattacCAGACAAAGAAATACTGGCCACTGTATGTTTAACACTTAAATGGTTACCTGAACTCCTAACCAAAATTAACGGGCGTACCTAAGCCATACAAGCAGATGACACAACACAGAATTTTCTTTTGGCACTTTGAATGCTCATTTTGTTTCCTTCTACCGGCCAATGTTCAGATACAGAGGTTTGCAGACAAACACAACCCCGACTGATTTTGTAAAGTGGATTGCATACTGAAATATAAGAACATAATTCAGTATATCCAGTCTATCTACTAAAGTCTGCAAAACCAACACCGAAAACCTTATATTTTACTTctccaacaaaaaatttggtttcGTAATGTTTCCAGGTTACATAGAATTGAACAGGATTGAATTTTACTGTCCCCCCCAAAACAATGTAATTGccaagaaaaaatgaatggttaTCAAGGGCCAATTCCATGTACCGGAAAAATAACTGCCACCGCTTATATCAAGATTTGAAGGGTAGATTCCCGCTGTCGTTGATGGCCCAGTAAAGCTTCCATTCTTCACTGTAAAGCTGGAACGGACGATGCAAACATTAACATGGATGCATGATACATCTAAGTTGTTGTGATTTTGAAATAGTTTGCACAATATGAGATGAATGAAATATAAAATCACCAGAACATCAGAGGATAGAgaacaatttttaatttgtatttgaaaatACAGAACATCAGAGGATACAATTGAATGTCGTAAACAAATTCGAGATATTTGCCTGATGGGAAGCAAACATATAAATTAATGACCATATTAACTAAGTACATACTCTGTAAAGCCTACAGAATATCAGTGTTTGAATTAGTTACAAAATTAAGAATCCCAATCTAGGATTTGGCATAATATTCCTTAAGTGCTCATCCATAGTTTTCTACTTCTCAGAATTCCATATTCTGGTCACAATGTCACATATTTGTGCCTCCACTGCTATGAAACAAAAAGTAGAAGTAGTCTATTGTAATGTTGTAAATCTGTATGTTAACTTGGTAGGTAATATTGCGGTGTCTAGCCTGGTGAGAATATTACTCTTGAATTCTATTCTGGTGAGCAATCTCACTACAATTAAAAGTACACATGTAGACAATCTTGTTTCACACCAATTCATGCCAGTTTTTCTAATGGAATAGTGTAGAAAATGGAAATTCCATATCTCAGTAAATCGTAACctatgaagcatggatactTTTAGAGGGTAATCGTGTCTGTATTGTATCACCATCTGTATCAGATATTGATACTCCTATCTACATATCCCAAAAGTATCCCCCAAGGACCCcaacacaaaaattattttcgaaGTATCGGATACTTTTTGGATAATCGAGATCACGTATACAAACTTTTATGAAACCAAAATTGCGGCACTTCTTGCATAGTGTTAGAGTAAAATTGTTAGGAGCAGAGAAAAGTAAAGAATTTTGATAGTTTACTTACTCTATATATTCTATTGAATATCCTTGTCGTGTTGTATGTGTGGTATACAACTTTTAGATAATAATTGAGCAAGTAaccaaataaacttgaaaacaACATAAGAAAACTATAACGGGCGGTTTACCACCATTCTTGTGATTATGCATAATATATTGCTAGAAAATTATCCTAGCCGTACATGTATCATACTTTTTTAGATTTTCTCGTATTGTCATGTCCGTAACGTATTGAATCCGCATCCCTTATTGGTATCAATGCTTCATAGAACGCAACATTATTGTGACAAATGGAACAATGTAAACTGGGAGAGTTCTCTTCATCCCCATTTCTCACCCTTTTCTTGCTAGTTCGATCTCACCTAATTTGCGGACTAATGACGAGAGAAAGTTCTCTTTCTCTTCGAATGAAGCGggtttacttcttctttttgggtatTCTGAATTTTTGAAACAGGGATGGCaataaaatcaaaactcaaaattcaaaattgaccaTGATCACTCCGTATAATGATGCAAAATATACCCTTAATGAAGTACATAAGTACATAACAAAATGCACATACATGCATTATACAGATACAAGCTGCCATCCATATTGCATACACATTGTACGTAGATAACTAGGTTTGCAACTATTACCCTTTCCGCTAAAAGgaataagtttattttttgaattacatgtgatgtattgtgagaaaatgaccCATCTCAtcgtaaaacggaaaataagtatacttaaaaataagaaccataGTGGAACGGATCGATAATCAGTTACCTTGATGGGAATTTGCAGCTACCATGACCTGAAATAAGAAAccgaaacaaaattaaattaaattaagttAACAAAATAAGGGgattataatttttgagctcACTTTCAAAAAGCCGAAAATCATACTGGGATTGAGATAGGTGAGAGCCGCCGTGCCGTCAAAGTTACAGCTCTCGTCAGTCAGTCCGTGTGTAAGGAAGTAGTCGTTGAAGGCATACGACGCCATTGTTAGTATGTCGCCGGCGTCGTAGCAGGGCCCGCCTTGCTGGATGGACCCGCAGTCTGCGCTGCCCGGGCCGCAGGCCCAGTCCAGCGCGGCCTGGAGGGCGGAGCTGTTGGCGTTGTTCATCGCCACGCACCACAGCTCCGGCATCACCGCTCCGCCGTTTGCGGCGGGACTGGTGGATTGTCTGATGGAGGCGCGTAGTTGGTGGAGGTGGGTATGGGGATGGGAGAATGCGCGTGAGAAGTGGGATGTGGTGGTGAGGAAggtgagggagaggaggagagagaaagaggcggGCATAGTCAttgccagagagagagagagagagcccagAGAtcagagagaggagagaggaggagcgAGCGGCACTAAAAAATTCTTCGTGGAAGAGAGAGTGGAAGTACGGGACTACTCAGGAGTCACGACAAACGAGTAGTCGTTGACTCaaatccttttcttcttttgatgcAACGGAAATACGTTGACTTAATTTGAGTACAATGAGGACCGGTAAATCTCTTTGTGGCTTTTCGTCTTGTTGGACGGCTGAGAAACTCGGGCTGGGCCAAACCGAGCTCCGGCCCGAATAATTTCAGGGCTTTAGGGAAGAagttttttgaacaaaaagtcTGGGTTCGGACAAATGTACCCGGTATTGCTTTCTTCTTCGTTACCATCATCATAGGCTGCGTTTGGATGGCAGGTATCTTAGGGAGAATGCGAATATAATTTCAAAACTCTAACATTTCGTGTTTGTGAagaatggaaatgaaaatgagatTACTGATCTCCAGTGGCGGAGCAAGGATTTCAATTCAGAGGTGACACCTAAAATCAATGCACACTTTCCGTCCCGCAAAGATCATCTCTTACAATATAACATACAATTTTTGCCTAAAACTATAGcactttcgtgcataattttctAAATTGCTAAACACAAAATTAAAGATCTCAGTAGTTCTTCGAATCAAATGTGCAATAAATTGCACGTTTTTTGACAATGGACAATCTTTACAAGGCGGAGAGAGTAATTCGCTAAAAAAGTATAAGTATTTCAAGGTTAATTATTCATAACACCCGAAAACACATACATTTTCGTATGTAATCATCTATCAACAAACTTAATACACTAAAAAACACACATGTTCTAAAGTAACTATTCgcataatttttagttttttctctttttgttttctcctccCTCAGATCTAACCTTCTCTGATCAGCGGGCTCCGCCGTCACCAGAGTCGTTTGTCCGCATGTAATCCGTCGCCGGAGCCCTTGTGGCAGCAGCGGTGGAGGCAGTGAGGGTTGCGATTCATTTGGCGATTTTTGGGCGGCTGGAATTAGAGCAAGATCTGGGGGGAGTTTTGTCTCTCTTTGTGAGAGTAATAAAGTTTGCCTTTGGGCGATTTGTTTACTGTTTGGGCTCAATAAGATTAGTATGAATCTATTGGTGATTTGTTATAAATTCATTAGTGTGTTCATTTCTGGTCGAAGTTCATTTGATCGTTTGGGTTCttgttgtcttatttttttttctagcaaTGTATCTCAGTTTGAGACTGCTATAGGATATATGAATCTTCCGCTCAACATAAGATGCGTCAGGCGATGCCTGGGTTGGGGATGAAAGACATCGGTCGCCTCGTTTCTTTCTCGTAATGTATcaattagatgattagtttgattTTGTCCAAATTATTTGTAATAAATTTTGTTGTGTAAGTATCGTTGGGTTTTATCAATGCAGTACCTCACtttcatcataaaaaaaaaatcacttagCAATCATCAATATACTTATAGTACCCACAAATAATACCAATGTTCCGTAGAATAATGTTATTTTTAAGAtacaaaattagttttttttccaaagctgAGTGGCACGTGTCACCCCGCCCCCTATGTTACCTCCGCCGCTACTGATCTTTCAATCTAGGAGGAATCACATTCCTGAATATAGGAAGAATTTGATCCCTCCCACCCCATGGGAATCTTGGATTCCTTgcttgataaattttaaaagaaaacattggACTTTAGGATATTgtcaaaataaatgatttctAGAGAAGATTACTTAATTAATCCAATCGTCGGTGTAGAATTACTCCGGATATTGAATTACCAAATTTCTATTCCTATAAAAGATTACGGACGGCCAAACTGAGCCATGGAGTAATGATTTTcgtacttcattttttgataactacactcgttttcttgtttttcctaGGAAAGTATAAATACAAAAGCGtcgctaaaagacaaaaatttagTGTGATTAGGGGCCCCGCCACCCAATCGCAACCAATGGTGGACGTTTTACTTTGCGGAGCCCGCATCACATGTATTTTTGGACTTATAACAAAAATATAGTCTATAATACAAATATTGTTGGTTACTAGTTTTGAAAAGAAGACGAAattgtgtacatatatataatcgCATTTAATTTTATAAACACGGCTAAAAAGTGATTGATAACATGAAATGTTAGGAATTTTTTCCACAAATATATGAAAACtttatcaaaaaacaaattcattCAAGAGACTTGCAGGGGCCAATCCTATATAACTCTTACAAATTAACCTGAAAATATAGTATAACTAGTGGGATAATTGAGAGGTGTGTAAGTGTCACGCCTCATACTTTAAATATTTCAAGAATATAACTTAAAAGTGTGATTAACTATgaactaagtttttttttttaatcggcaaaagatgaaattttattaaaaatggaaaaagggcAATCTAACAAAAGTCGGATAATACATCACAAGGGCATAGCCCAAACCACCTAAGGGTCTACCCAGGTCCACAACAGATAAGACACTAAAGCTCAACCCAATACCCAAATTAATTTTGGCTGCTtttgaatggaaagggtaaATTTTCATGAAACTTTTCcttctctcatttcttgtaGACCGTAAAGGGAGCTTACTAACATTTTGGTGCTATAAGAATGATTGTTCTCACTCCTTTTACCCTTTTTTAGTTGTGGAA
The sequence above is drawn from the Rhododendron vialii isolate Sample 1 chromosome 6a, ASM3025357v1 genome and encodes:
- the LOC131328842 gene encoding PLASMODESMATA CALLOSE-BINDING PROTEIN 5-like isoform X1, which gives rise to MTMPASFSLLLSLTFLTTTSHFSRAFSHPHTHLHQLRASIRQSTSPAANGGAVMPELWCVAMNNANSSALQAALDWACGPGSADCGSIQQGGPCYDAGDILTMASYAFNDYFLTHGLTDESCNFDGTAALTYLNPSHGSCKFPSSFTVKNGSFTGPSTTAGIYPSNLDISGGSYFSGTWNWPLITIHFFLAITLFWGGQ
- the LOC131328842 gene encoding PLASMODESMATA CALLOSE-BINDING PROTEIN 5-like isoform X2 codes for the protein MTMPASFSLLLSLTFLTTTSHFSRAFSHPHTHLHQLRASIRQSTSPAANGGAVMPELWCVAMNNANSSALQAALDWACGPGSADCGSIQQGGPCYDAGDILTMASYAFNDYFLTHGLTDESCNFDGTAALTYLNPSMIFGFLKVMVAANSHQALQ